The sequence GGTATATTGCACCAGGTCGAAGATCATCCATACTATCAATGTTTCGATACCCATCAAGCTCCCTTAGACATGACCAGCCTCGTTGAGACAGAAAATTACGGTAATCATCTTCTGTGTAAAAAATCTTATCTTCAGTATGCATTGCTGGTATGTGATCGGACTCATCATAAAGACACACTTTAATGGCTAATCCTGCAATTAGGAGTTCAACATTTCTGCTTAGCCCCAATCAAAAAAATTGCTCAGCATAAGGGGAAAAAGATATTTACAACTCTTCCAGGTTATTGTCGACCTCTTAAAGTTATTATGCTGGGTTAGGGAATGCGGCTATAGGGAACATACTTCATTAGAAAGATCCAATTTCGTAACAGCACTACAGCTCTTGAAAAggtgaaacaaaaagaaatgtgATAATTAATCCCATCAATAAAAGCTGCTACctttcaacttttatttttttggggtgatCCTTTTCTTGAGAAATATTTAGAATCATAATGACCTTTATGGAAACCACATATAATTGTACCTTCATCAAGATGAAGCATATAATTCCCCAAAGGCATATCCCGGTCAAGACTTCGGATTATCTGATCCTCATCCTCCAACCAAAACGCACGTTTGGTTCTCAACCTGAAAGCGCATCTTATTGCCTCCTTGATGGCATCTGTGCTGCCATCAATACCTATCCTTCTAGTGTAATCACCCCACTTGACTGATATTACCCTCCCACAATATGACTGACTCTCCCCGCCTACAAGTAAGGGAATAGAGAACTATAAAGTCAACATAAAGAaatcatttattatattgtcctctcaaaaagaaaagaagtcaAAAGGCTCATGATCCATAGTAGTGACCTTGATCTCACTCACTTAGGCAGGTCATACAGAGGACATTCCACCCATAAACAAAATGTTCTTACTATTAACAAAATGGTACTCATCGTCTTATCCACAACTTGAAGGAGAAGTCACAAATAAAGATGTCTGTTAAGATAATTTCAAAACAGTCAGATTAACTGCAAAGTTACCATTTCCAGGGGTTTCTCTCCAATTCCAAGGAGGAACACCACTTGCTGCAACTGCATCAGCTGTGGTAATGGCAAGAGGATGTCCATCATGATCCAAACGTCTCTCAAGATTGAGTGTTGGCCTGCCAGTAGCTGCACATGAAGGAACTTAAATGGGAGgggaaaacatttttctttgaGATACATAGATAATAAAGAAACCTCTCTCTCCCAAAACAGATaaagtatataataataattattataaaataattaaaaaaaaggctgTGCAAAAGTATCTAAACAACCAGAGATACATGTAATTCAGATGATTGCTTTGCGTCAAAGTATTCAGGTCTCAGCTGTATGATATACTTAGGTAAGTATCAACAAAATACTGAACTCTGATATAGGCAGTAGTATCGTCAAGCCTCTGTCCTCTCTATTGGACCTTAATAGATTGTTCTATGGATTATTGAAGTGGACTAGACCTAAACAACAAATCAatacaagtaaagaaattatCCACTCAAAACTTAGAGAAACATAGAGAGAATAACTAGGAGATAATCAAGAGAACTTTGGCAATACATTTTAACTACCCTCCAATAAAGTGTCTCAAGTCAGGAAATGAAAAATGGTGTTTGCATTGAAGAAAGACAACAGAAATGCTGATTACAAATAGTGGTACTGCATCTGTATATCCATGCAGAAAATCAAGTTCAGTCAATATCAAACTAGGTAAGTGCAAGTCCATAAATCATTTACCCCAATATGGCTAATTCTTATCCTTTTTGCTCTCATTTCTCCATTTCttctattttcatttataaGGGTATTTGTTTTTAGGGGAGAACAGAACCAGGCATAAGGAGCTTCAATTGCTATTATACCAACTCACTCATTTACAGagttgaaaaaacaaaagaagcagccAATGATGACAAAGAAACCTTTTCTGTAAAAACTCAGATCAGCATTATGTGTAGCTGTCATCAAGTAACAATGGTAGACCAAAGAATAAGGGGCTGATATGAAATGAGCTCTTTTATAAACTAAACTTCCAAAACCCAGATTTAATGTCTCAACATGCAACTAATTCTTTAATGATAGGTGATTCATTACAATTATTTGTAATCACAACTTTAAAAGAGTTCTGTATCTTGACAATGGGTAGAGAATACTTCACACTTCCTTTAACATGTAAAGCTCAGCatccacaataaaataatataattcaaagCTAAATGATTGTTTATGGTAGCGGTGGTGATTtcatccaatatatattttctaatatattttaAGTGAGGGAGGGGGAATTCAAATGCTGGACGTTTCCGTTAAAAATACTCAGAAATGCCACTTGACCTAGAGGTCATTGGCGATTCCATCCAATATATAGCCATATTTTATTGTAGACTAAAATTCAAACAACAATGAGCATGTGAACATGCATGTCCCATGCAACAAGAATGGTGTgcaatttccttttttatttcctttttctgcacaactaaaaacataataaaacaaaaaccactAAACTTAAAGATCCACACTAGTCATGAGCAACccaagcaaaaaacaaaaacaaaaacaaaaaatccagcAAGCCAGTAAATATGATAGAAAGAAACATAAAATGTAAATCAAAGAATGACAATCAAATATCTCCATACCTTCCACTGGTCCAAAAGAAATGCCAGCATCCTCAATACCTGGGTGAGCACAAAATGAGTTAAGCAGTTTGCCATATTGGCACCAGTTCATAATAACAGAACCATgtcatataataaaattaaaagatttataCATGTTTTTGAACCATGTCAGATCATACAATTAAAAGATTTATCCATGTTGCCTATTATATTATTACAAGAAAAAAGTGAATACATATAAACAACCATATAAACTGCAGTTTAAACCAGAAGGTAAGGTGTTGCGAATTTCAAGAAACCAATTGTAAAGAACATTTAGTACACTAGTTACTGGATGCCCAAGCAGTGGAAATATGTAAATCATATATGAAAGTGTGCAACAAACTAATGAAGTAGAACATAAAAGGATGCTCAActagtgttttaaaaaaaaataaaagaaaaaggtaaaaaaggaTGCTCAACTAAATCATGCACAGGAAATCCCAAATGCCATGTGTTGCTTCAGCAAACATTAGAATGGCACGATTCAAAAGCATGAGACCTTGTTCAGATTTTATTAAAGATAACCGACTACAGAAGCCATATTTCATAAAGTTTGGCTCCCCATTTAGAAAATTTCAGTTAAAAACTTATGATATTGGGTCATTGGGAGCATTCAGGAGAATAAATCAGACAGACTTACATGAGCAAAGTACTCCAAATCCATAAATCACTAGCACTGGGTTAACAAAAACGTTAATCTAACAAtagcaaaaaaattaacaagCTCAGCTAGACTTCACAATAGATTCCTGACTTCCTGACCAGGAGGAATGTCTTTCATGCAAACATTTATATACGACTGCTTGGAGATCCCACTTCTGCGTCGCATTATATTGGACTTCACCAGAAGTAAAAATGACAGAAATACAAAATCAAGaactaaattattgaaaagtgCATCTAAATCTCCTTCATATGTACACCCCTTAGGGTTGTCGGCTCAACTGAGATGCAAAACGGCTTTTCTAACCATTTTGCAACTTCCAGTAATATCCAACTCAAAGCACTGTAGCTATCAGTTCCAAGCTTAATCTTAGCCATTGTAATCCCCTCTCAACTATTACCAATGATAAGAGTTAAGAGTAACAGGATGAGCCATGGTTACTTCAAAAAGAAGAGATGTTAAATCTTCCTTTATGGAGAAGAACTGAAGAAAGTTAACCCACATAGCCAGAATATCAACTATCTGTTAATGCCGTGACCATGGTGTTAGAAGGATTAAAAGAAACTTAGGCAATCAAGTCCACTAATCCATCACAGATGCTCcttatttttatataggtaATCCATCACAGATCCtactgaaattttttattagaaaattggTCTTGTATAGAAGATGTATTTTCACTATTTGCAGAGGTTAACAATCTCAACTGTGGATAGGAATGGGAGCAAGAACAGCCAGAGCAGCttataatataatgaaattgtATGGGCATAAGAAGAATAACTAAGCACTTGATCTGAAAGGTAAGGATAAAGGGTTTTAGatattccaaatccaaaaatataagaattttgCATCAGTCAGTATGAAAATTATCCAACGTGGTTACTGTCATCTATCCATTATCCTAATATCCATAGATGTGTATTCAATAATCTACATGATGAGGCTACAGATGCTCTCGATACACAGGAGCATATGACATTCGGAAACAATTAAAATCGCCGAATGCTCTGCATCATCCAGTCTCGCATGTTCACTACAGATAATCAGAGAGCCAAATAAGGCACAAGGATTGTAAGAATACGCAATCACAGGAGTGAGAATCTTCTGAACATTGTTTACCCAAAAGAACCATTTTGCAGAAAGAATCATTATTGATACACAAATACTAACATTTAAAATTGACTAATCAGCAACATATAGGCTGCTAATGAAAAAAGCTCTAAAACTGTCCATGTAttttttactcttaaaaaaGACAGAAGAGAAAATTGTCATAATCATCGAGTGGAAGGAAATTGAAAGGACAAGATATGTGAGTTATCAGAAATGATAGTCCCCATTCATTTTCCATTCAGATCAGACAATTGCAAACAGGCAaggtttaaaactaaaaaacataatttcatgATTCAAAAGGAACTTCTTTCCTGTAGATAAATTGAGACCTAGTGATTTGAAATCCAATAAAATGTAAGCTTTTAGGGAAAAATAAGGTAAAAGGGACAAGTCTAGTCAAGAAGCCAAGGCAGATAAATGGTCATTAGCATGGACTTCCCTTCTTGACATGCATATGAAACTGggaagaaaattattttcattcaaGTACATTGATCTATGAATCCCTTAACAGGTTGATGAGATATCCTGTTTCTAAAAACAACTAGAACATGACATTCGCACTAAAACGTGAGCTACATACCCCTACACCCAGTAACGTTGATGAGATATCCTGGTTTCTAAACAGAACTAGAACATACATTTGCACCACAAACTGAGCTACATACCCCCACACTCAgtacccacccacccacccagtTCCCCCCCACCACCCACCACCCACCACCCACCCAAATATGAAAACCAAAGTATGCGGTGTACAGAAAACTCAAAGTAAGCACTATAACATTGCAGACAACACTCTGGGTAATGTCTCACACTGGGCTTGCAGAAAGAGTCAACATGTGactatcaatatatatttgcaaatgaggaataactaaaaatagcaatttcaAGAGCATGCTTCGATAAGGTAGGTTTGCTTTTTCAACTTAATCTGTTATACCCATTTCCAAGGCCTCTAAATATAGCTTCTAATAGAATTATTCCATAAGACAGCAAACACTACACATGGCAATCTCAAGtaacacaaaaaatattgtaagtTATCTATCCCAATCATATACACCCAGATAACACAAATCAGGCATTACCCAATAAAACCCACATCCAGAAACACATATTCAAATCAAATACCTCtaccaaaaaaagtaaaagtaaaatttggtCAATATCCACTTCCAATTCTGCCAAAAACAAAGCTCAAAAACTGTACCTTTATCAGAGAATTGCATATAGGTATCAACCTTAGGTGGAGTGGGGCTCTTGTACTGTGCATTCTTACTCCTATCTCTCAAAATCTCTTCAATCTCTTTGTAATAAGACATCTTAGCAGACCCACTGCCTCTATCCTGGTGCTTAGCCTTCTTGAACTCTTTAAGCAAGTTCCTCCACTTGTCGGTGCACATAGTGGGAGATCGATCGAACCCTTTTTCTCTCATCTTCGATGAAATCTGCTCCCACAAGTGCTTGTTCGACTTCGAAGTGTTGAACAAGCCGTCCATTTCTCTTCGCAGAGAGATTAAGCTACGAGTCTCGTCTTGGACCCACGTCTCGGCTCGCTTCTTGGGAGCCTTGACTTCGACTTCGACTTCATGGTCCTCGTCGCCGCCGCTGCTGTCGCCGAGAATCATTTGCTGGTGCTGGTGGTGAGAGTGGGCGTGAGCGTGAGGGTGAGGTTGAGGAGCGTGGTGAGGTCCCAGgtcgccgccgccgccgccgccgccgccatTGGAGACGACCTCGATCATCATGTCGCGTGCACCTTCTTCTTTGTATAAGTCTATGGGGCGCGGCTTCTCGGACAAGTACATAGTGATAGTGGTGGGCTCTTGTGTTTTTTCTCTGATGTAGGtctttgtgaaaatgcctcagagagagtgagagtgagagtgagagtgagaatTAGATTGAGATGAGGAAGTGGGAGTGAGAGtaaaaaaagttcattttgTTGTTGCAATAAGGGGATTGAAGATGAGTGCggttcttttttctcttttgttggaTTTGGTTTCACTTTATTGCAAACGGTAATTTTGGGGTTTTAGCAAACAAGCGTCCTTGTGAGctaagggagagagaaaaagtgagagagagaagtgcGTGAAGTAAAAGCTTTGTGTTTGATTAGCGGAGAAATGGGGGAATCGGTTGAACTTGAAATGGactcctctctttctttctttcttgtgttCAACTGTTCATTTCAGCTCCTCCTATGTACTATCCTTGAAAactcgggttttttttttcttcaaaataacacaaatttgaaaacaatttcgttagttag comes from Castanea sativa cultivar Marrone di Chiusa Pesio chromosome 3, ASM4071231v1 and encodes:
- the LOC142628251 gene encoding trihelix transcription factor GT-1-like isoform X3; the protein is MYLSEKPRPIDLYKEEGARDMMIEVVSNGGGGGGGGDLGPHHAPQPHPHAHAHSHHQHQQMILGDSSGGDEDHEVEVEVKAPKKRAETWVQDETRSLISLRREMDGLFNTSKSNKHLWEQISSKMREKGFDRSPTMCTDKWRNLLKEFKKAKHQDRGSGSAKMSYYKEIEEILRDRSKNAQYKSPTPPKVDTYMQFSDKGIEDAGISFGPVEATGRPTLNLERRLDHDGHPLAITTADAVAASGVPPWNWRETPGNGLAIKVCLYDESDHIPAMHTEDKIFYTEDDYRNFLSQRGWSCLRELDGYRNIDSMDDLRPGAIYRGGAIYRGES
- the LOC142628251 gene encoding trihelix transcription factor GT-4-like isoform X1; protein product: MYLSEKPRPIDLYKEEGARDMMIEVVSNGGGGGGGGDLGPHHAPQPHPHAHAHSHHQHQQMILGDSSGGDEDHEVEVEVKAPKKRAETWVQDETRSLISLRREMDGLFNTSKSNKHLWEQISSKMREKGFDRSPTMCTDKWRNLLKEFKKAKHQDRGSGSAKMSYYKEIEEILRDRSKNAQYKSPTPPKVDTYMQFSDKGIEDAGISFGPVEATGRPTLNLERRLDHDGHPLAITTADAVAASGVPPWNWRETPGNGGESQSYCGRVISVKWGDYTRRIGIDGSTDAIKEAIRCAFRLRTKRAFWLEDEDQIIRSLDRDMPLGNYMLHLDEGLAIKVCLYDESDHIPAMHTEDKIFYTEDDYRNFLSQRGWSCLRELDGYRNIDSMDDLRPGAIYRGGAIYRGES
- the LOC142628251 gene encoding trihelix transcription factor GT-1-like isoform X2, which gives rise to MYLSEKPRPIDLYKEEGARDMMIEVVSNGGGGGGGGDLGPHHAPQPHPHAHAHSHHQHQQMILGDSSGGDEDHEVEVEVKAPKKRAETWVQDETRSLISLRREMDGLFNTSKSNKHLWEQISSKMREKGFDRSPTMCTDKWRNLLKEFKKAKHQDRGSGSAKMSYYKEIEEILRDRSKNAQYKSPTPPKVDTYMQFSDKGIEDAGISFGPVEATGRPTLNLERRLDHDGHPLAITTADAVAASGVPPWNWRETPGNGGESQSYCGRVISVKWGDYTRRIGIDGSTDAIKEAIRCAFRLRTKRAFWLEDEDQIIRSLDRDMPLGNYMLHLDEEMLNS